The following proteins are co-located in the Pyricularia oryzae 70-15 chromosome 1, whole genome shotgun sequence genome:
- a CDS encoding flocculation suppression protein, which produces MATAIQTAHRSHHLVNMRSSESDNIQTRTIPILTPTIQMSAPSPGDPMDISTPTSASAPQSANRSPESERNGLTASSGAKLGAGEHRSSTPKAEQQQTTNPVAMPAPAAAAAAVHQPKIVQTAFIHKLYNMLEDPNIQHLISWSPSQESFLMSPSNDFSKVLAQYFKHTNISSFVRQLNMYGFHKVSDVFHNGSDSTLWEFKHGNNNFKRGDIIGLREIKRRASRHALVHKEYNQRPTPPQPGTPAEPMPIQDGTDPRIANMENALYDLSMRLQRSEESSHYMHIKQQAAMDTMGRLLQLNQELARTVLTLVPNPDNPTHRDVIALQGSLQRQAEMIRTLEEPHDQPLSSGRHYFSQLENAPVSPRQMPQDDPRRANLTVPPHRPSNYYRPQVPSNLSLNTRRPYGSIGGGTPSQSSPSTLRPQPPPPPAPQQHPQHPLANVELPPSSLARRHTSADIRGHGWPVPQASPSASGPPSGPPSTQWPSSPNRSVPTDDQRIRDSFSTYSIQNATPQSHSRPETPPPPPFSNGGSGLDTLTSWTWNSASSGRSGGLTVKDSSAPPTRRGSMAHILNPTDTAESPHEDMDDPRGDDDRKRKRLQ; this is translated from the exons ATGGCTACCGCCATCCAAACAGCGCATCGAAGCCATCACCTGGTAAACATGCGAAGCAGCGAAAGCGACAACATCCAGACCCGAACCATACCGATTCTCACCCCCACGATTCAAATGTCTGCCCCATCCCCCGGCGACCCGATGGACATATCGACTCCGACGAGCGCCTCCGCTCCCCAGTCGGCGAACAGGAGCCCCGAAAGCGAGCGCAATGGCCTCACTGCGAGCAGCGGGGCGAAACTTGGTGCTGGGGAACATAGAAGCAGTACCCCAAAGGCCGAGCAACAACAAACCACGAATCCGGTGGCGATGCCGGCCCCCgcagctgctgcggctgcagTACACCAACCTAAGATTGTCCAGACTGCCTTCATACACAAACTTTACAA TATGCTGGAAGATCCCAACATCCAACACCTTATCTCATGGTCGCCATCCCAGGAGAGCTTTCTCATGTCGCCCTCAAATGATTTTTCCAAAGTCCTAGC CCAATATTTTAAACATACAAATATCTCGTCGTTTGTCAGACAGTTGAATATGTACGGCTTTCATAAAG TCAGCGACGTCTTCCACAACGGGTCGGATTCGACGCTGTGGGAATTCAAGCATGGAAACAACAACTTCAAGAGGGGAGACATCATTGGCTTGCGAGAGATCAAGCGCCGTGCCTCACGCCACGCCCTTGTGCACAAGGAGTACAACCAGCGGCCAACCCCTCCTCAACCCGGCACCCCAGCTGAACCAATGCCAATTCAGGATGGGACCGACCCACGAATCGCCAACATGGAGAATGCGCTCTATGACTTGTCTATGCGGCTGCAGCGTAGCGAAGAAAGCTCACACTACATGCACATCAAGCAACAAGCCGCCATGGACACCATGGGCCGGTTATTACAGCTGAATCAAGAGTTGGCCCGCACAGTCTTGACTTTGGTTCCTAACCCTGACAACCCGACACACCGAGATG tcattgctTTGCAAGGAAGCCTGCAGCGGCAGGCAGAGATGATCCGTACCTTGGAGGAACCGCACGATCAGCCACTTTCAAGCGGCCGGCATTACTTCTCACAGCTGGAAAACGCGCCAGTCTCCCCTAGACAGATGCCCCAGGACGATCCGCGCCGTGCGAATTTGACCGTGCCACCGCACCGACCATCAAACTACTATCGACCCCAGGTCCCGTCAAACTTGTCTCTCAACACTCGGCGCCCATACGGATCCATCGGTGGTGGCACACCCTCTCAGTCATCGCCATCCACATTGCGACCACAGCCCCCGCCGCCCCCTGCACCCCAGCAGCATCCTCAGCATCCCTTGGCAAATGTCGAGCTTCCGCCAAGTAGCTTAGCTCGACGACACACGTCGGCAGATATACGCGGTCACGGTTGGCCCGTTCCCCAAGCGTCCCCGTCTGCGTCTGGTCCACCTTCTGGACCGCCCTCGACTCAGTGGCCTTCATCACCTAACCGCTCAGTGCCTACCGACGACCAACGTATCAGGGACTCATTTTCCACATACTCGATACAAAATGCGACACCGCAGTCACACTCTAGGCCAGAgacaccaccacctccaccTTTTTCCAATGGAGGCAGCGGCCTTGATACTTTGACAAGCTGGACTTGGAACTCGGCCAGCAGTGGTAGAAGCGGGGGTCTGACGGTCAAAGACAGCTCAGCACCACCGACGAGGAGGGGAAGCATGGCCCACATACTTAACCCGACCGATACCGCCGAGTCTCCCCACGAGGACATGGATGACCCCAGGGGCGACGATGACAGGAAGCGCAAGCGACTGCAGTGA
- a CDS encoding cytochrome P450 52A1, translating to MFGGLVEVRPLPLAGFLLGVYVAAWFIQAALMDYRIAKRGGGGVKAPRVASNMITAGIWFFWAGWRQMRNDLLSLYNSVYDKHGTPESPNCVEITLTTPGVRFILTREPEHVKTILTSKFSDFGKGYHFHKIWSPFLGDSIFTTDGQLWHDSRSLIRPMFIKEKVRDLDIFDRWTNEMINLLPPPGQSVDIANLLYRMTLDVTTDFLLGESVNALRDEHNEFAYYFNEIQRIQMMLTILVPAAPFLPRHRYYAGIKYIEKFMAPFIEQALALPPDELEKLSKTDKDFTFLHNIARYSRDRKVIRDQIMAVLLAGRDTTAATLSWTIYELCNKPEVVKRLRQEILRVVGPFGNKPTYENLKELKYLTHIINETLRIYPAVPYNIRAALEDSSLPSPDGKPSIAVLKGDIVVYSALSMQRRKDIYPEVSETFPDPAVYCPERWEHWTPKPWTYVPFNGGPRICVGQNFAMTEMAYVLVLIFQKFDRIEYCGDWDAQYHKAEIVGAPGHGVPVTLYPAVDDQVKE from the exons ATGTTTGGAGGTTTGGTAGAAGTCCGCCCATTGCCCCTGGCCGGGTTCCTGCTGGGAGTCTATGTGGCGGCTTGGTTCATTCAGGCGGCCCTGATGGACTACCGAATCGCCAAaaggggcggcggcggtgtcaAGGCGCCGAGGGTCGCCAGCAACATGATCACTG CCGGAATCTGGTTTTTCTGGGCAGGATGGCGGCAAATGCGAAACGATCTCCTGAGCCTCTATAACAGCGTCTATGACAAGCATGGCACTCCAGAGTCGCCAAACTGCGTCGAGATCACCCTCACGACCCCGGGGGTCCGCTTCATcctgacgagggagccagaGCACGTCAAGACCATCCTGACCAGCAAGTTCTCCGACTTTGGCAAGGGGTACCACTTCCACAAGATCTGGTCACCCTTCTTGGGAGACAGCATCTTCACCACCGACGGGCAGCTGTGGCACGACAGTCGGTCGCTGATCAGACCAATGTTCATCAAGGAAAAGGTCCGCGACCTCGACATCTTTGATCGCTGGACCAACGAGATGATCAACCTGCTGCCCCCTCCCGGCCAGTCTGTCGACATCGCCAACCTTCTCTACCGCATGACCCTCGATGTCACCACCGACTTTCTCCTCGGCGAGTCGGTCAACGCCCTGAGAGA TGAGCACAACGAGTTTGCCTATTACTTTAACGAAATCCAGCGTATCCAGATGATGTTGACCATCTTGGT ACCCGCTGCTCCTTTCCTCCCCAGGCATAGGTACTACGCAGGAATCAAGTACATTGAGAAGTTCATGGCCCCATTCATCGAGCAGGCCCTGGCCCTGCCTCCCGACGAGCTCGAGAAGCTGTCCAAGACGGACAAGGACTTTACCTTCCTGCACAACATTGCACGCTACTCGCGCGACCGCAAGGTGATCCGCGACCAGATCATGGCGGTGCTGCTGGCCGGACGAGACACCACGGCGGCGACCCTGTCGTGGACCATCTACGAGCTCTGCAACAAGCCAGAGGTGGTCAAGCGGCTGAGGCAGGAGATCCTGCGGGTGGTGGGCCCGTTTGGCAACAAGCCGACCTATGAGAACCTCAAGGAGCTCAAGTACCTGACGCACATCATCAACGAGACGCTGCGCATCTACCCGGCCGTGCCGTACAACATCCGCGCCGCCCTTGAGGACTCGAGCCTGCCCAGCCCCGACGGGAAGCCGTCCATCGCCGTGCTCAAGGGCGACATTGTCGTCTACAGCGCCCTGTCCATGCAGCGTCGCAAAGACATCTACCCAGAGGTCTCCGAGACCTTTCCCGACCCGGCCGTCTACTGCCCCGAGCGGTGGGAGCACTGGACCCCCAAGCCGTGGACGTATGTGCCCTTCAACGGCGGGCCTAGGATCTGCGTCGGCCAGAACTTTGCCATGACCGAGATGGCTTATGTCT TGGTCCTCATCTTCCAAAAGTTTGATAGGATCGAGTACTGCGGCGACTGGGATGCGCAGTACCACAAGGCCGAGATCGTTGGTGCTCCTGGACATGGTGTCCCCGTCACGTTGTACCCGGCTGTAGACGACCAAGTTAAAGAATGA